The Sphingomonas sp. So64.6b genome includes a region encoding these proteins:
- the gcvPA gene encoding aminomethyl-transferring glycine dehydrogenase subunit GcvPA has translation MRYLPLTQSDRKAMLAVIGAASIDELFVDVPGVAQLDGPIRGLPLHASELAVERHMTALARKNVAAGDGPFFLGCGAYKHHVPASVDHLIQRGEFLTAYTPYQPEIAQGTLQMLFEFQTQVARLLGTDVANASMYDGSTACWEAIVMARRITKRGKALLSSGLHPHYVSVAKTMAKFTGDVLDTSAPTLTAETDIDRLIASIDGDTSCVVVQYPDILGRIADLTALADACHAKKALLIAVVTEPVALGAIKSPGEMDADIVVGEGQSIGVGLQFGGPYVGLFGCKEKYVRQMPGRLCGETLDADGRRGFVLTLSTREQHIRREKATSNICTNSGLCALAFSIHMTLLGEAGLRALAETNHAGASAAADRLVQVPGVELVTPAFFNEFTIRLPQEARPVVRTLAERGILAGVSLGRLYPDEAELANGLVVAVTETTTAEDVEALATALQEVLA, from the coding sequence ATGCGCTATCTTCCCCTGACCCAGTCCGACCGCAAGGCAATGCTCGCCGTCATCGGTGCCGCCTCGATCGACGAATTGTTCGTCGATGTGCCCGGCGTCGCCCAGCTCGACGGCCCGATCCGCGGCCTGCCGCTTCACGCCAGCGAACTCGCGGTCGAGCGGCACATGACCGCGCTCGCGCGCAAGAATGTCGCGGCGGGGGACGGGCCGTTCTTCCTCGGTTGCGGCGCGTACAAGCATCATGTGCCGGCCTCGGTCGATCATCTGATCCAGCGCGGCGAGTTCCTGACCGCCTATACGCCGTATCAGCCCGAGATCGCGCAGGGCACGCTGCAGATGCTGTTCGAGTTTCAGACCCAGGTCGCGCGGCTGCTCGGCACCGATGTCGCCAACGCGTCGATGTACGACGGATCGACCGCCTGCTGGGAGGCGATCGTGATGGCGCGGCGCATTACCAAGCGCGGCAAGGCGTTGCTCTCCTCCGGCCTGCATCCGCACTATGTCTCGGTCGCCAAGACCATGGCCAAGTTCACCGGCGATGTGCTCGACACATCGGCGCCGACGCTGACCGCGGAGACCGATATCGACCGGCTGATCGCATCGATCGACGGCGATACCTCATGCGTTGTGGTGCAATATCCCGACATCCTCGGTCGCATCGCCGACCTGACCGCGCTGGCCGATGCGTGCCATGCGAAGAAGGCGCTGTTGATTGCGGTGGTAACTGAGCCGGTCGCGCTCGGCGCGATCAAGTCGCCGGGCGAGATGGATGCCGATATCGTCGTCGGCGAAGGCCAGTCGATCGGCGTCGGGCTGCAGTTCGGCGGACCCTATGTCGGCCTGTTCGGCTGCAAGGAGAAATATGTCCGCCAGATGCCGGGGCGGCTGTGCGGCGAGACGCTCGATGCGGATGGCCGGCGTGGCTTCGTGCTGACGCTGTCGACCCGCGAGCAGCATATCCGGCGCGAAAAGGCGACCTCGAACATCTGCACCAATAGCGGCCTGTGTGCGCTGGCCTTCTCGATCCACATGACGCTTCTCGGCGAAGCAGGCTTGCGCGCGCTGGCCGAGACCAATCATGCCGGCGCATCGGCGGCGGCGGATCGCTTGGTGCAAGTGCCCGGAGTCGAGCTGGTGACGCCGGCATTTTTCAACGAATTCACCATCAGGCTGCCGCAGGAAGCGCGTCCCGTCGTGCGGACGCTGGCCGAGCGCGGTATTCTGGCGGGCGTATCGCTCGGGCGGCTCTATCCGGACGAGGCAGAACTGGCCAACGGGCTGGTCGTCGCGGTGACCGAGACGACGACGGCGGAGGATGTCGAGGCGCTGGCGACCGCGCTGCAGGAGGTGTTGGCATGA
- the gcvH gene encoding glycine cleavage system protein GcvH yields MSRYFTEDHEWIDVDGDIGTVGISDYAQGQLGDIVFVDVPEEGKELTKGDEAAVVESVKAASDVYAPATGTVLESNDDLADTPGLVNEDPEGDGWFYKITLSDPSELESLMDETAYAAFVAKL; encoded by the coding sequence ATGAGCCGTTACTTTACCGAAGACCATGAATGGATCGATGTCGATGGTGACATCGGCACCGTCGGAATCAGCGATTATGCGCAGGGCCAGCTCGGCGACATCGTGTTCGTTGACGTGCCAGAGGAAGGCAAGGAACTGACCAAGGGCGATGAGGCCGCAGTGGTCGAATCGGTCAAGGCGGCATCCGACGTCTATGCGCCGGCCACCGGCACGGTGCTCGAGAGCAATGACGATCTCGCCGACACGCCGGGCCTGGTCAACGAGGATCCGGAAGGCGACGGCTGGTTCTACAAGATCACGCTGTCGGACCCGAGCGAGCTCGAAAGCCTGATGGACGAGACAGCTTACGCGGCATTCGTCGCGAAACTCTAA
- the gcvT gene encoding glycine cleavage system aminomethyltransferase GcvT: MSDHNDSPGQDGPEIEIQTLPLDAWHRAHDGRMVEFAGYHMPVQYEGIMAEHLWVRESAGLFDVSHMGQLQLIGDNVAKALEALVPGDISALAPGRMRYSLLLSDNGGILDDLMITNAGDHLYLVVNGAVKQDDIAHLLDHLPDDITINYNEDAALLALQGPKAVDVLARLVPGVEALVFMQAAPFEWNGVPLGISRSGYTGEDGFEISLPGESAVAFADALCAHAEVKPIGLGARDSLRLEAGLPLYGHDLDPETTPIAADLGFAISKRRREEGGFPGAERILMEREQGAIQKRVGLMIEGRQPVREGAVVVDADGSDVGRVTSGGFAPSVGAPIAMAYVPTAMATPGTVIQLVQRGKVHQATVTAMPFIPHRYVRQPL, from the coding sequence TTGAGCGATCATAACGACAGCCCGGGCCAGGACGGCCCTGAAATCGAAATCCAGACGCTGCCGCTCGACGCGTGGCACCGCGCGCACGATGGCCGGATGGTCGAGTTCGCCGGTTACCATATGCCGGTCCAGTATGAAGGCATCATGGCCGAACATCTCTGGGTGCGTGAAAGCGCGGGCCTGTTCGACGTATCCCATATGGGGCAGCTGCAGCTGATCGGCGACAATGTCGCCAAGGCGCTCGAGGCGCTCGTGCCGGGCGACATCTCCGCGCTTGCGCCGGGGCGGATGCGCTATTCGCTGCTGCTCTCCGACAATGGCGGCATTCTCGACGACCTGATGATCACCAATGCCGGGGATCACCTCTATCTCGTCGTCAATGGCGCGGTGAAGCAGGACGATATCGCGCATCTGCTCGATCATCTGCCCGACGATATCACGATCAATTATAACGAGGACGCCGCGCTGCTCGCGCTGCAGGGCCCCAAGGCGGTCGATGTGCTGGCGCGGCTGGTGCCAGGGGTCGAGGCGCTGGTCTTCATGCAGGCCGCACCGTTCGAATGGAACGGCGTGCCGCTCGGGATCAGCCGCTCGGGTTATACCGGCGAGGACGGGTTCGAGATTTCACTGCCAGGCGAGTCCGCGGTCGCATTCGCCGATGCGCTGTGCGCGCACGCCGAGGTCAAGCCGATCGGCCTCGGCGCACGCGATTCGCTGCGGCTTGAGGCCGGCTTGCCGCTTTACGGCCATGACCTCGATCCCGAGACGACGCCGATCGCCGCCGATCTCGGCTTTGCGATCTCCAAGCGCCGCCGCGAGGAAGGTGGCTTCCCGGGTGCCGAGCGCATCCTGATGGAACGCGAACAAGGCGCGATCCAGAAGCGCGTCGGTTTGATGATCGAAGGCCGCCAGCCGGTGCGCGAAGGCGCGGTGGTGGTCGATGCCGATGGCTCCGATGTCGGTCGCGTCACCAGCGGCGGTTTCGCACCAAGCGTCGGGGCACCGATTGCAATGGCGTATGTTCCAACCGCCATGGCGACACCAGGCACCGTCATTCAACTCGTGCAGCGCGGCAAGGTCCATCAAGCGACCGTGACCGCAATGCCATTTATTCCCCACCGCTACGTCCGGCAGCCTTTATAA
- a CDS encoding S1/P1 nuclease, with translation MKPPLALLIVAAIVAPAPASAWSRPGHMVAAAIAYDELMRDDPAAVAEMLRLLAAHPDPGPFQVAIDRAEGAERDRRLFLEMARWPDDVRGGPDDHPTWHYQLRAVGKGNATAAKGSGVAALALNLSVARDPRAPAADRAVALCWILHVVADLHQPLHSAERVAPDWPQGDDGGSKVFVRDSVTGQPVSLHWFWDDSVSRDGAAAAAFARARDLETRFPRTRFADALSHPVAAPDASEHWLAESRALAASVAYRADVPQATSAATAQSAAPGYAEAVVHVSEQRVTLAGYRLAALLKAMFAVRPGQSPGN, from the coding sequence ATGAAACCGCCACTCGCGTTGCTGATCGTCGCTGCCATCGTTGCGCCGGCGCCCGCCAGCGCCTGGTCGCGGCCGGGGCATATGGTCGCTGCCGCCATCGCCTATGACGAGCTGATGCGCGACGACCCGGCGGCGGTCGCGGAAATGTTGCGGCTGCTCGCCGCTCACCCCGATCCCGGCCCGTTTCAGGTGGCGATCGACCGGGCCGAAGGTGCGGAGCGCGACCGGCGCTTGTTTCTGGAAATGGCGCGCTGGCCCGATGATGTACGCGGCGGCCCGGATGATCATCCAACCTGGCATTATCAGCTGCGGGCGGTGGGGAAAGGCAATGCAACCGCCGCGAAAGGATCGGGCGTGGCAGCGCTGGCGCTCAACCTTTCGGTCGCGCGTGATCCCCGGGCGCCGGCTGCCGACCGTGCGGTCGCGCTGTGCTGGATCCTCCACGTCGTGGCCGATCTCCATCAGCCGCTGCACAGCGCCGAGCGCGTCGCGCCCGATTGGCCGCAGGGCGATGACGGCGGATCGAAGGTGTTCGTGCGCGATTCGGTCACTGGCCAGCCGGTGTCGCTGCATTGGTTCTGGGACGATTCGGTCAGCCGCGACGGTGCCGCCGCGGCGGCATTTGCCCGCGCACGCGATTTGGAAACGCGCTTTCCCCGCACGCGCTTTGCCGATGCCTTGTCGCATCCGGTCGCGGCACCCGATGCGAGCGAGCACTGGCTTGCGGAGAGTCGCGCGCTCGCCGCCTCGGTGGCCTATCGCGCCGATGTGCCGCAGGCGACGTCAGCGGCCACCGCCCAGTCAGCCGCGCCGGGCTATGCCGAGGCGGTCGTGCACGTCTCGGAACAGCGAGTGACCTTAGCCGGCTATCGTCTCGCCGCCCTGCTGAAGGCGATGTTCGCGGTCCGGCCAGGTCAGTCACCTGGCAATTGA
- a CDS encoding TonB-dependent receptor, with product MRSTLAIIMLTASVATPAFAQETEGADILIVGSRAPGRLADESPSPIDVFDSEALQARGLTDLNRTLQYLAPSFNYPRTATGPSGANTRAATLRGLAPDQVLVLVNGKRWHLSSVLNFNNVVGRGSVPVDLGAIPVSAIERIEILRDGAAAQYGSDAIAGVINITLRSSAKGGFASVQSGITEQGDGRTLVAALNHGFTIGEGGSLNLTAELRDRGATNRAGVDSRFGRITSEQGDPKSLDLNLAGSFRLPIGAVELYAQGIYDHRRSTSPAQYRAPAIAPAFYPQGFVPHIRVNLDDAGGSVGVSGDLGAWRFDLSDTAGLSDATFGVFGTVNTSLGAASPRGFAGGGARYFQNVANLDISRKIDFAAGLNLAAGAEHRYETFKLRRGEPGSYVGAGAQGFPGYNPPIPVDESRHAWSFYADAELSPIQGLNLGAAVRHERYSDFGNATTGKLSFFYKPAEVIAFRATASTGFRAPSLQQQFFSTVTSQSSGGVLVNIGTFAVSDPVAVALGAAPLREERSRNLSGGLVLKPFKGFVLSADVFHIEIDDRIALSETLSGTAVTAILQAAGITNASQARFFTNALDTTTKGYEITADWTRRFGDIRANLTASYTHVETRVNRLAVNRVIPSLPLLGGPALQLLTVAQPEEKLTFAARIDAGDFSLGADVVRFGAFTTTSVLTPQTYGAVTSIDITAELKVADRLRFGIGILNLTNAYPDKTIERALTQGGGLLYPEAGAIGTNGREFFARATLNF from the coding sequence ATGCGTTCAACACTCGCCATTATTATGCTCACCGCATCGGTGGCGACACCGGCTTTTGCCCAGGAAACGGAAGGGGCGGACATTCTCATCGTCGGCAGCCGCGCGCCGGGCCGGCTGGCGGACGAATCGCCGTCGCCGATCGACGTGTTCGACAGCGAGGCCCTTCAGGCGCGCGGTCTGACCGATCTCAATCGCACGCTCCAATATCTGGCGCCGTCGTTCAACTATCCGCGGACCGCGACTGGCCCGTCCGGCGCCAATACCCGCGCTGCGACGCTCCGCGGGCTGGCACCCGATCAGGTGCTGGTGCTGGTCAACGGCAAACGATGGCATTTGTCGTCGGTGCTCAATTTCAACAATGTCGTCGGGCGCGGATCGGTACCGGTCGACCTTGGCGCGATTCCGGTATCGGCGATCGAGCGGATCGAGATCCTGCGCGATGGCGCCGCCGCGCAATATGGGTCGGACGCGATTGCCGGTGTGATCAACATCACGCTGCGCTCGTCCGCCAAGGGCGGTTTCGCCAGTGTTCAATCCGGCATCACCGAGCAGGGCGATGGCCGAACCCTGGTCGCCGCGCTTAACCATGGCTTCACGATCGGCGAAGGCGGGTCACTCAACCTCACCGCGGAACTGCGTGACCGTGGCGCAACCAACCGCGCGGGCGTCGACAGCCGTTTCGGCCGCATCACCAGCGAGCAGGGTGATCCGAAATCGCTCGACCTGAACCTGGCCGGCAGTTTCCGCCTGCCGATAGGTGCGGTCGAACTCTACGCGCAGGGCATTTACGATCATCGCCGCTCGACCAGCCCGGCACAATATCGCGCGCCGGCGATCGCTCCGGCCTTTTACCCGCAGGGGTTCGTGCCGCACATCCGCGTGAACCTTGACGATGCGGGTGGTTCGGTCGGCGTCTCGGGCGACCTGGGCGCGTGGCGCTTCGATCTCAGCGACACGGCCGGCCTGAGCGACGCCACGTTCGGGGTGTTCGGCACGGTCAATACTTCTCTCGGCGCTGCCAGTCCGCGCGGCTTTGCCGGCGGCGGCGCGCGCTATTTCCAGAACGTGGCCAATCTGGACATCAGCCGGAAGATCGATTTTGCCGCCGGACTCAACCTAGCGGCGGGTGCGGAGCACCGCTACGAGACGTTCAAGCTGCGCCGGGGCGAGCCGGGATCCTATGTCGGTGCGGGAGCTCAGGGCTTTCCCGGTTACAATCCGCCGATCCCGGTCGATGAGAGCCGCCACGCCTGGAGCTTTTACGCCGATGCCGAGCTGAGCCCGATCCAGGGCCTGAACCTGGGTGCCGCGGTGCGCCACGAACGCTATAGTGACTTTGGCAACGCGACGACCGGCAAGCTGAGCTTCTTCTACAAGCCGGCTGAGGTGATCGCGTTCCGCGCCACCGCGTCGACCGGGTTTCGCGCGCCATCGCTGCAGCAGCAATTTTTCAGCACCGTCACCAGCCAGTCGAGCGGCGGCGTGCTGGTCAATATCGGCACGTTCGCGGTGTCCGACCCTGTGGCGGTCGCATTGGGTGCGGCGCCACTGCGCGAAGAACGGTCGCGCAACCTGAGCGGCGGACTGGTGCTCAAGCCCTTCAAGGGCTTCGTCCTGTCGGCCGACGTCTTCCATATCGAGATCGACGATCGCATCGCGCTGAGCGAGACGCTCAGTGGCACGGCGGTCACGGCGATCCTGCAAGCGGCGGGCATCACCAATGCGTCGCAGGCGCGCTTCTTCACCAATGCGCTCGACACCACCACGAAAGGGTATGAGATCACCGCCGACTGGACGCGGCGCTTTGGCGACATTCGCGCTAATCTCACCGCCAGCTACACCCATGTTGAAACCAGGGTGAACCGATTGGCGGTCAATCGCGTGATCCCTTCGCTGCCGCTGCTCGGTGGTCCCGCATTGCAATTGCTCACCGTAGCGCAGCCCGAGGAGAAGCTGACCTTCGCCGCGCGGATCGACGCGGGCGATTTCAGCCTCGGTGCCGATGTGGTGCGGTTCGGCGCGTTCACCACCACCTCGGTGCTGACGCCGCAGACCTATGGCGCGGTGACATCGATCGACATCACCGCCGAACTCAAAGTCGCCGATCGCCTTCGCTTCGGCATCGGCATCCTCAACCTGACCAATGCCTATCCCGACAAAACTATCGAGCGAGCGCTGACCCAGGGCGGGGGCCTGCTCTACCCTGAGGCCGGCGCGATCGGCACCAATGGCCGTGAATTTTTCGCCCGCGCGACGCTGAACTTCTGA
- a CDS encoding LysR substrate-binding domain-containing protein: MLRQMPPLEAVEAFLAAARSRSFRTAAASLALSPSAFSRRIQLLERFAGRQLFQRSGAATFLSTDGERYLADVGPAIEAILQATNSLRQLDGDRAIRMATSHSMAAEWLMPRLPKLLSETGIELELTVSRDPERLRSQVVDVALWGGPTPDKTPLIDVIADLDAVPVVAPRLFDEGSPPRTLADLAGQPLIEVRSNAGLWRHWLRKAGYHGPAPAVAARYDTNQLKNEAAASGLGVALATPMVAERFLTDRRLVAFTHMRRPTDHSYCLHYASSDVRARIGVRTLLDWLKTEARASLRRYDRWYEAEKCS, translated from the coding sequence ATGCTGCGCCAGATGCCCCCATTGGAAGCCGTTGAGGCCTTCCTCGCCGCAGCCCGGTCGCGCAGCTTCCGCACCGCCGCCGCGTCGCTCGCGCTCAGCCCCTCGGCATTTTCGCGGCGCATCCAGCTGCTCGAGCGCTTCGCCGGCCGACAGCTGTTCCAGCGCTCCGGTGCGGCGACGTTCCTCAGTACGGACGGAGAACGGTATTTGGCGGACGTCGGTCCTGCGATCGAGGCGATCCTGCAGGCGACGAACTCGCTCCGCCAGCTCGATGGCGATCGCGCGATTCGCATGGCCACCTCGCACTCAATGGCGGCGGAATGGCTGATGCCGCGGCTTCCGAAGCTCTTGTCGGAAACCGGCATCGAACTCGAACTGACTGTATCGCGAGACCCGGAACGCCTGCGTTCGCAGGTGGTGGACGTGGCGCTTTGGGGCGGCCCGACCCCCGATAAAACGCCCCTTATCGATGTCATCGCGGATCTGGATGCGGTGCCCGTCGTGGCGCCACGGCTGTTCGACGAAGGTTCGCCGCCCCGTACCCTCGCCGATCTTGCCGGGCAGCCATTGATCGAAGTTCGGTCGAACGCCGGGCTCTGGCGACATTGGCTGCGCAAGGCCGGCTATCACGGCCCGGCGCCAGCGGTTGCGGCGCGGTACGATACCAACCAACTCAAGAATGAAGCGGCAGCGTCAGGCCTCGGCGTTGCGCTAGCCACCCCAATGGTGGCGGAGCGCTTTTTGACTGATCGACGACTGGTCGCCTTCACCCATATGCGGCGGCCCACCGACCACTCTTATTGCCTGCACTATGCCAGCAGCGACGTACGCGCGCGCATCGGCGTCCGGACCCTGCTGGACTGGCTCAAAACCGAAGCGCGAGCTTCACTCAGGCGATACGACCGCTGGTACGAAGCAGAGAAATGCTCCTGA
- the ispH gene encoding 4-hydroxy-3-methylbut-2-enyl diphosphate reductase: MSISEKPALQLLIAAPRGFCAGVDRAIRIVELAIEKHGAPVYVRHEIVHNKYVVDALKAKGAVFVEELDAVPQGVPVVFSAHGVPKSVPAAAQDRGLTYLDATCPLVSKVHRQAERLVAAGRHIVFIGHLGHPEVIGTFGQVPEGAMTLIEDVADAEAFTPADPTNIAFLTQTTLSVDDTADVVATLQRRFPAIQAPRPDDICYATSNRQTAVKSIASMCDAMLVIGAPNSSNSVRLVEVAVREGTPARLIQRATDLDFDFLTGVRTLGITAGASAPEILVRELVDRLSERFEVSEREVETNRETVSFKLPRGLEAAA; the protein is encoded by the coding sequence ATGAGCATCTCGGAAAAACCCGCCCTCCAATTGCTGATCGCGGCCCCGCGCGGATTTTGCGCTGGCGTCGACCGCGCGATCCGAATCGTCGAGCTGGCAATCGAGAAGCACGGCGCGCCGGTCTATGTCCGGCACGAGATCGTCCATAACAAATATGTCGTCGATGCATTGAAGGCCAAAGGCGCGGTGTTCGTCGAGGAACTCGACGCCGTGCCCCAAGGCGTGCCGGTGGTGTTCTCCGCGCACGGCGTGCCCAAATCGGTCCCGGCCGCGGCGCAGGATCGCGGCCTGACCTATCTCGACGCGACCTGCCCATTGGTATCGAAGGTTCATCGTCAGGCCGAGCGCCTCGTCGCGGCCGGGCGGCATATCGTGTTTATCGGCCATCTCGGCCATCCCGAGGTGATCGGCACCTTCGGCCAGGTGCCGGAAGGCGCGATGACCCTGATCGAGGATGTCGCCGATGCGGAGGCGTTCACACCCGCCGACCCGACCAACATCGCCTTCCTGACCCAAACCACCTTGTCGGTCGACGACACCGCCGATGTCGTAGCGACCTTGCAGCGCCGCTTTCCAGCAATCCAGGCGCCCCGCCCCGACGATATCTGCTACGCCACGTCGAACCGGCAGACAGCGGTCAAATCGATCGCCTCGATGTGCGACGCGATGCTGGTGATCGGCGCGCCCAATTCGTCGAACTCGGTCCGGCTGGTCGAGGTCGCGGTGCGTGAGGGCACACCGGCCCGGCTGATCCAGCGCGCGACCGATCTCGATTTCGATTTCCTGACGGGCGTCAGGACGCTCGGCATCACTGCTGGCGCCTCCGCGCCGGAAATACTGGTCCGCGAGCTGGTCGACCGGTTGAGCGAGCGGTTCGAGGTCAGCGAGCGCGAAGTCGAGACCAATCGCGAAACGGTGTCGTTCAAGCTGCCCCGCGGCCTCGAAGCCGCGGCCTGA
- the thrB gene encoding homoserine kinase has translation MAVYTHVSAEALATFLARYDHGELVSAKGIAEGVENSNYMVDTTSGRFILTLYEKRVDLGDLPFFFALLDHLAERGNPVPRALTDRAGVAIQQLEGRPACLIEFLPGVSVSHPNIAQAFATGAAMGHMHESLTDFTGERPNSLGPDGWTALLARCGHDLDAIEPGLFDRVSGALESVLAAWPNDLPRGVIHADLFPDNVLMLGDRVGGLIDFYFACTDIRAWDLAVMHSAWSFDASGASVDRAVGAALVKGYASRFPLSNAERAALPVLARGACIRFLLTRAWDWLNTPADALVTRKDPLAYLRRLNTYDQMGETLFR, from the coding sequence TTGGCCGTTTATACTCATGTGTCGGCCGAGGCGCTGGCCACGTTCCTTGCGCGCTACGACCATGGCGAACTGGTTTCGGCCAAGGGCATCGCGGAGGGCGTCGAGAACAGCAATTACATGGTCGACACGACCAGCGGTCGCTTCATCCTGACGCTTTATGAGAAACGAGTGGATCTGGGCGACTTGCCCTTTTTCTTCGCGCTGCTCGATCATCTCGCCGAACGCGGCAATCCGGTCCCGCGCGCGCTCACCGATCGCGCGGGCGTAGCCATCCAGCAACTCGAAGGCCGCCCCGCCTGCCTGATCGAATTCCTGCCCGGCGTATCGGTCTCGCATCCGAACATCGCGCAAGCCTTCGCGACCGGCGCCGCGATGGGCCATATGCACGAGTCGCTGACCGATTTCACCGGCGAACGCCCCAACAGCCTCGGCCCGGACGGCTGGACGGCGTTGCTGGCACGCTGCGGGCACGACCTCGACGCGATTGAGCCGGGCCTGTTCGACCGTGTCAGCGGCGCGCTGGAATCGGTGCTGGCGGCATGGCCAAATGACCTGCCGCGCGGCGTGATCCATGCCGATCTGTTCCCCGACAATGTCCTGATGCTCGGCGACCGGGTCGGCGGCCTGATCGACTTCTACTTCGCCTGCACCGATATCCGCGCCTGGGACCTGGCGGTGATGCACAGCGCCTGGTCGTTCGACGCGAGCGGCGCCAGTGTCGATCGCGCGGTCGGCGCGGCGCTGGTCAAAGGTTATGCCTCGCGCTTCCCCTTAAGCAATGCCGAGCGTGCGGCGCTACCTGTTCTGGCGCGCGGCGCGTGCATCCGCTTCCTGCTTACCCGTGCATGGGACTGGCTCAACACGCCCGCCGATGCGCTCGTCACGCGCAAGGATCCGCTGGCCTATCTGCGCCGCCTCAACACTTATGATCAAATGGGCGAGACCCTCTTTCGATGA
- the rnhA gene encoding ribonuclease HI, with protein MTEITAELTRVEIATDGACKGNPGPGGWGALIRAGGKEKELSGGEKLTTNNRMELTAAIEGLNALKRPCLVALSTDSRYVMDGLTKWIKGWQRNGWKTADKKPVKNADLWQALLDAAKPHRIEWKWVKGHAGHPDNERADRLASDAADAARKG; from the coding sequence ATGACCGAAATCACTGCAGAGCTCACGCGAGTCGAGATCGCCACCGATGGCGCATGCAAGGGCAATCCCGGCCCCGGCGGCTGGGGCGCGCTGATTCGCGCCGGCGGCAAGGAAAAGGAATTGTCCGGCGGCGAGAAGCTGACAACCAACAACCGGATGGAACTGACCGCCGCGATCGAAGGACTGAACGCACTGAAGCGGCCCTGCCTCGTCGCGCTGTCGACCGACAGTCGTTACGTGATGGACGGACTGACCAAATGGATCAAAGGCTGGCAACGCAATGGCTGGAAGACGGCCGACAAGAAGCCGGTCAAGAATGCCGACCTGTGGCAGGCGCTGCTCGACGCGGCCAAGCCGCATCGCATCGAATGGAAATGGGTGAAGGGCCATGCCGGCCACCCCGACAATGAACGGGCTGACCGGCTGGCAAGCGACGCGGCCGACGCCGCGCGCAAAGGCTAA
- a CDS encoding DUF1508 domain-containing protein translates to MAHKFEIYKDKAGEFRVRFKYNSETMFSTEGYSSKSSAKEAIESIQKNGPGAEIEDNS, encoded by the coding sequence ATGGCGCACAAGTTCGAGATCTATAAGGACAAGGCCGGCGAGTTCCGCGTTCGCTTCAAATATAACAGCGAAACGATGTTTTCGACCGAAGGTTATTCAAGCAAGTCGTCTGCCAAAGAGGCGATCGAGTCGATCCAGAAGAACGGTCCCGGCGCCGAGATCGAAGACAATAGCTGA
- a CDS encoding FAD-dependent oxidoreductase: MERYDIAIVGAGIAGASLAAAVAPHASVVLVEAEDQPGYHSTGRSAAFWSETYGGPGVQPLTTASGPALQAGGFLAPLGSLHIGRAADSAAIHAFLTKFDGTGVALSALDPSTVIAGIRPDWTLGVLEASSAYIDVAALHAHYLVEARRTGAVLKLSAPLRGAVREGAGWRIDAGGQDVAATVLVNAAGAWADRVAALAGAAPIGLQPNRRTMVQLRTDAALPAGMPMVIDIAGRFYFKPEGEGRLWLSPHDETPVEPGDIAPEEIDVAIAVDRFEHVVDWPVVAVEHKWAGLRSFAPDRLPVYGFDSVLPGFFWCAGQGGFGIQTAPAAAALAAALLLGRAPDSVVAAIDPATYAPGRFRPLA, encoded by the coding sequence GTGGAACGATATGATATCGCGATCGTCGGTGCGGGCATTGCCGGCGCGAGCCTCGCGGCCGCGGTTGCACCGCATGCGTCGGTGGTGCTGGTCGAGGCCGAGGATCAGCCGGGTTATCATTCCACCGGGCGTTCGGCGGCCTTCTGGTCCGAAACCTATGGTGGGCCCGGCGTGCAGCCGCTGACCACCGCTTCGGGGCCGGCGCTGCAAGCGGGCGGGTTCCTTGCGCCGCTCGGGTCGCTGCATATCGGCCGCGCCGCCGACAGCGCGGCGATTCATGCTTTCCTCACCAAGTTCGACGGCACGGGCGTGGCACTGTCGGCGCTGGATCCGTCGACGGTGATTGCCGGTATCCGGCCGGACTGGACGCTTGGCGTGCTGGAGGCGAGCAGCGCCTATATCGACGTCGCCGCGCTGCATGCCCATTATCTCGTCGAAGCACGGCGTACGGGCGCCGTGCTGAAGCTGTCGGCGCCGTTGCGCGGCGCGGTGCGCGAAGGGGCTGGCTGGCGCATCGACGCTGGCGGACAGGACGTTGCCGCGACCGTGCTGGTCAATGCCGCCGGCGCCTGGGCGGACCGGGTCGCCGCGCTGGCCGGGGCGGCACCAATCGGGCTGCAGCCCAATCGCCGCACCATGGTGCAATTGCGCACCGACGCCGCGCTTCCCGCCGGCATGCCGATGGTCATCGACATCGCCGGGCGGTTCTATTTCAAACCCGAAGGCGAGGGCCGGCTTTGGCTCAGCCCGCATGACGAGACGCCGGTCGAGCCGGGCGATATCGCGCCGGAGGAAATCGACGTGGCGATTGCGGTCGACCGGTTCGAACATGTCGTCGACTGGCCGGTCGTCGCGGTGGAGCATAAATGGGCGGGGCTGCGCAGCTTCGCACCCGATCGGCTGCCGGTTTACGGCTTCGACTCCGTCCTTCCCGGCTTTTTCTGGTGCGCCGGGCAGGGTGGTTTCGGCATCCAGACCGCACCGGCCGCCGCCGCGCTCGCTGCCGCGCTATTGCTTGGGCGCGCACCCGATTCGGTGGTCGCCGCGATCGATCCTGCGACGTACGCGCCCGGCCGTTTCAGACCGCTGGCGTAA